The region AAAATCGAATCGTTCCAAAAATAATTAACGCTATTAAGGCTGTCCCATACAAAATTTGAATCGTCTTTTGAACATCATCAATCGTTGTCGTTTTTTTCTGGGGGTTTCCAATAAACGGTTTAGATACAATCGTTCCAAAATAAATATGTGGCCCCCCCAATTGCAACTCTAACGATCCGGCCACAACGGATTCAGAGAATGCACTGTTAGGACTATTATGTTTGCGCCTGTCCCTCAAACTCACAGTTATAGCTTCTTTCGTATTTAATCGCATAATTGAGATGGTCATTACCATTAGTAACCACGTTAATCGAGCCGGAATATAATTGAAGTAATCATCAATGATAGCTGATGCTTTTCCAATATATTGGAATTTTTCATTTTTATATCCGACCATAGAATCAAGTGTATTAACAGCCTTATATATCCATCCTAAAGTTGGTCCTCCAATCAGTAAGTAACACAATGGGGCGATTACACCATCACATGTGTTTTCAGCGACCGTTTCAATCGTGGCTTTTAAAACTTCTTCTTCAGTTAGTTGACTTGTTTCTCTTCCCACAATCATTCCTAATTGGTTTCGAGCTTGTCTTAAGTTATCGCTTCGAACAGACTTCATTATTTTATGGGCTTCAACCGCTAACCCCTTCACCGAAATTGCTGTGTACGCGAAGTATGTTCCAACAATTAAATAGATATATTCATTAAAATTAGCCAATCGCATAATTCCCCATATTACTAACCCAGTAGGAACCACAACGCTTATCCACATTGCTATACCCATCCAATTTTTTTGCAAATTAGTTAGTTTAAGTTTAAAGACCCAGTTTAAGATTGTTTGAATATAGTTTCCAATCACTTTAACAGGATGGGGCCAGCTATATGGATCCCCAATTAAAAGGTCTAACAAAAAACCACATACTGTCATGCTGATCACACTCATTTGGTAATTGCCCCCAATTCTTTTAAGAAGTTAACGAAGAATTCTGGGCTCTGATAAAAATGGACATGTAGATAGCTTGCAAACATTTTTTGATATTGATAACCACCAGTCCAACTTTTAACTATTTCTCCATCACGCTGTTTGCTTATGCTTAAAATCGGATTTAATTTCCCGCTTTCTGGTTCAAAAACTGAATGATGAAATTCATGGCCAACCACAGTTACTCCCGTTTTACCAATTAAACAGTCCGATTGGGGAATAGCTTTACAGTACCCAAATTGTTTCAAACGTTCAGTCATCGTACTGACCCCTGGAAGGATACCAGTCATTTTGAATTCGTTTTGCTTTTTATCAATCAGCTTATCACCCATGTACATCAAGCCCCCACACTCAGCAAATAATGGTTTCCCATTTAAAACATATTGCTTAATTTGGTGCTGAATGGCTTGGTTACTAGCCAGTTCAACTGCAAATTCCTCGGGATAGCCGCCTCCAATCCAAATTGCATCAACTTGAGGCAATCTTTGATCTTTTATTGGACTAAACGGAATAATCCGAATACCCACATCGCTTAATAATTTCAAATTATCACTATAGTAAAAATTAAAAGCATCATCCAATGCGATTCCAAGTTTAATCGGAATGATATTCTCCTTTTGTATCATCTTCCAAAACTGGTTAGTATCCGATGCTTGATGTTCGACTGCGACTTTCAAAAGATCATTTATATCAACATGTTTTTCCAATATGTTGGCCAATCCTGCAATCTTTTGATCAACGCCCTCAATTTCTTGGTCTGGAACTAGGCCTAACTGGCGAGAAGGAAGCGAGTATTCTTTTTGAAAAGGTAGATATCCCAGAACCCTAATACCAGGACAGTAGCGGTTGATAGCCTTTTTGATAAGAGTAAAATGATTATCACTCATAACGCCGTTGATAATGACTGCTTCAACATCAACCGCTGAATCAAAATTAATAAATCCTTTAATAATAGCTGCTGCAGAAGTTGACATTGATCTTCCGTTCAAAACTAAGATCACTGGCAGTCCTAATTTTTTTGCCATACCAGCTGTTGAGTGCGCATCTTTATCAGTTCCAAGACCGTCATAAAGTCCCATTACACCCTCAATGATTCCAATATCTTTATCGCTGGTATCCCTATCAAATAGATAAGCTAAGGTGTCATCATCAGGAACCAAAAAATCATCAATGTTACGTGAATCATTTCCAGTTACTCGAGTGTGGAACTTTGTGTCTACAAAATCAGGCCCAATTTTATAAGGTTGAACGTTATATCCCTTTTTAGTAAGGGCTTTCATTAAAGCCAAGGTTACACTAGTTTTACCAGATCCACTACTAACTCCCGCAATCAATACTTTCTTCATAAACTACTCTCCAAAATTTGTTTCAGGCTTTTTATCAACACTTCATTTTCCCTATGACTCCGAACTGCAATACGAATATAGCTACTATCCAGCATTCTAAAATTAGAGCAATCCCGCACCAATACTTTTCTCCTCATTAACTTCTTTGCTAAATCCATTCTTGGTGATTTTAAGAGGTAAAAGTTAACTTGAGATGAATAAAAGTTTATATCTCTAATTTTGGAAAGCTCCCTCTCCAAATACCCTTTTTCTGTCTTCAACCATTCAGCAGTAGCCTGCTTATAGTCTGAATCATTAATAATATTTTCATCAATCAACGCTGCAAAAGTGTTAACTGACCACGGTTCCATTCTTTCTTTCAATCGTGTTACCAAATCGGCAGATGGACAAACTGCAATTCCCAACCTAATCCCTGGAATAGCGTAGAATTTAGTTAACGACTTAATGATAATCACTTTATCCTGAGGACGTATATCCTGTTCAAAAGAAAAAGTTTGGCGATCTTCTAATAAAAAATCATTAAATGCTTCGTCCAACATGAGCCAAATATGATTTGCATTACAATAATTTACGATCATTCTTATTGCATTCGTATTAATCATAGAACCAGTTGGGTTATTGGGGTTGCATAGACAAACGAAATCAATATCAGAATTTTGTTTCAAATAACTAATAATTTCGTCTGCGTTGTACTGAAAACTCTGTTGTTTATTCAGTTGAAAAGTTCGAATATCAATTTCCATCTTTCTCATTGCTGCCTCATATTCACCAAACGTGGGAGCAAATACTAACGCCGTTCGAACATTCAAAACTCTCACGGCCTCATAAATTAAACTAACTGATCCATTTCCAACCCATATATTTTTAAAATCTAGTTTGTAAGCTGCAGCAATCTGCTTCCTTAATCCGCAGTAATCAGGATCAGGATAATAAATTAGTTGATTAAGGTTCGCGCTTATCTTTCTCTTTAGTTCTAAGGGAACCCCAATTGGGTTAATATTGGCACTAAAATCTAACAGATCTGGGTCAATCTGCTGTCCTCTTCCACCGTGATTAATAACTGACATTGTTTGTACCTCACATCACTTTTGAAAATTAGCAATCATTTTAGGCCTTGCCTGGCGGATAACTGCAAAAACAATTTCAGCAACAACTATATTAGCGATTGATGCAATAGTTAATGGAAAGAAATACGCAAAAACTGCTTGTTTTAGAATTGGATAAAGAAACACTAGTGATAGCGGAACATTAATCGCATAGGCAACTACGTCGGAAATTAAAACCCTTATAAAGGTATTCCCTTTTACTCCCTTTCTTAAATAGCCATACGCTAACATTGTTAAAAACATAATTCCAGCAATCACAAGATGAACTGGAAGTGTCAACGGGAACCCTGATAATCCTGCTGATACTAAATGCCCCAGCAAACCGAGTACGCCACCCAGAACGGGTCCCAATACCAACGTGCCAAAGAAGGCTGGCATTGAATCAAATGCCACTGAACCCATTACCTTAATGTTTGCTCCGACCACACAAAGTGCTATCAGAAGTGCTAATAAAGTTAATCGTTTCGTGTTCATAATCTTTTCTCCAATCATCTAAAAATATTTTTACTATTCCTGTACAAAGTTTCTGTACCGTTATCATTTAAATTGGCGTACCGAGCAACTGTAAAAAAATAGTCAGATAGTCGATTAATAAATCGTAAAACTTCGTCATTAACTGGTTCACCCTGCATTAAATCCACAATTGTTCTTTCTGCACGCCTCGTTACAGTCCGGTCAACCTGTAATGCGGCAGCCGTCGGAGATCCAGCAGGCAAAATAAATTTTTTGATTTTTGGTAAAGGTTCCGTATATTTATCAATTAAATCCTCCAACTTAGCCACATACCCTAATTCTTTAGTGATCATAAACGGAATGCCCTCTTTCTTAGACGAGATGGCTAAGTCATGACCACAGTCAAATAAAATTTGTTGTATTTCTTCTAATTCCTCGTCCAACCCTTTATTGGCTTTTGATAAGTTTGCACGAGTCTGTCCAACCAATGAGTTCAACTCATCAATAGTTCCGTATGACACAACCCTTTTGTTAGACTTGTACATTACTTCATGACCAATGACTTGTGTCTTCCCTTTATCGCCGGCTCTAGTGTATATTTTCATATCATTACTCCTTTGCCTTAATAGCTTTTACTAACTCATCCGCTATTTGATCAATTTTCATAACATCTTGTTCATCCGGTTCTAGCTCAATCTTTAAATTTTGGGCACCCTGCTTCGCGCCAGTTTGCTCAAATACTTTAGTAAATTTATCAACTGCAACATTGTAAAATTCTTCATAAAAAGTATCACCAGACCCCATTACACAAAAGAGCTTACCGCTTAAATTGACACCGGCTAAATCCTCATAAAAATCAAGTCCTTCTTCCGGCAATGCTCCCTCATCATATGTATAAACGCACATCAGACATAAGTCATAATTTCGATAATCGGTCGGGTCCGCCTGTGAAATTTCAATTTCATCAACATCAACTCCACGGCTTGTCAACTGGTCATTTAAGATATCTGCAACTGTCTGATTATTGCCGGTAATAGTTGCATAAACGATCATCGCTTTCATTTCATTTAATCCCTTTCTTTTCTCAAATTATTCATTTGTTTCAATGTTTCTTTTAAAACTGGAACGCACTTTACAGGCGGGATCGCATTGAAACCAAATTGCTTAATTTGCCGATAAGTAGCATCCCCCAATGAAAAAAAATCTGCACCTACAAATTTAGAAACATTTCGTTTTTCTAATTGAGCAAAGCGTTTAACAGCAGAAGAACTTGTAATCAGCACTTGGGTATACCCAGGATATTTTAACGATTCATTTGCTCGATCTTGATCTTTTTTGCTCCAAGTATTCCGATAAATATCGATATTCATCAAGCCTTCCTGCTCAATCATCGGAGCTAAATTCCCTTTTAAAAAAACTCCATGCACTGATTGCTGGTTGATTATTTTGACCGATTCCAACACGCTTTTTCGATTTTCACTCTGTGCAACTATAATATTTTTGAATCCATTCGCTTCACATAGCCTTGCAATGTGGTTACTAAGAACAAACAACTCTTTATTAAAATCTTCAATCAGATCTTCATTAATCATGATTTTAGCCGCTTCTAAACTGGTCAAAACAAGATAATCAGTTGAACGAATTAATTTCTCCGTTGCAACTTTTAAAGTGATCGGTTCGATACGCTTAAGGCTTAAATAGGTCACTGGTATGTCTTTCAATTCACTCCGCAACTCTTCATTAACTTCGCTTATATTACGTGTAATTAAAATTGCCATCATCCAATATTCCTTATCATTAATTTGGGAATTCGATTAGTCATTTGATAAATCGTGTACTTTCCTGACTTGTATTGAATATTCCAAAAAACATCCTGAGGATCATTCCAATACTGATCAATGACTCGTAAAACTCCGAGATGTGTCACTATCAAGATCGTCTTAGCTTGATGTACTTGCGCGTCATTAATTAAGTAATCAGTGGACTGCTGAACTCGTTTGACAAAAGAATCAAATTTTTCAGCTCCTCTTGGGGTGACTTTAAATGGATCATTAATCCATTTTTGCCATTCAACTGGATACTTACTCTCAATTTGATTGGCATCAAGACCCTCCCAGTGACCAAAACTTTTTTCAACCAAATTAGACATTTTAATGCGGACAGCCGATTTATTCACACAGGTTTCCATTGTCTCAACCGCTCTTTTTAATGGACTAAAGTAGACCCTATCAAACTGAATCGCGTTTTTTTGAAAAATATCTTTTAATTTTTGTGCATCTTCAATACCATTTTGATTAAGTGGCACATCCGCTGAACCGTAAAATTTTTTTTGTAAATTATAATCAGTCTGACCGTGTCGAATTAAAATAATATCCATAGACGTATCACCACCAAAAAACTAAGCAAAAAAATCACTTGATAAATATCAGCAAAGGCCCCCACGGTATCACCGGTGAACCCTCCAATCCGTTTATAAATCCAATTTTTATACACTGGAACAAATAAGAAACTAAGAATAGCTGCAATTAGCCCCTTAAGACCCAATGCTGCTCCAGTAACAATTAAGAAAACGCCAATATCAAAAAGCATTTTACCCTTTGAAATGTGGCCCCAGCTTTTTAAAAGACCATTTTCAGCGTCCGCATTTTTTATATTAAAGAAAACAAGACTGATTCCAGTTTTTGTGTTCATAATGGTGATCGCAACCAACAACACATTGGTTAAAACACCAAAATGTTGACTGATAATAACTGCACAGCCAATCATTGATATATAATAAAAAATTAAGGCGAGCGCCCCCATCGTTCCTAAGCGACTATCCTTCATAATCGCGTGAATTTTATCAGCACTTCGCGAAGAAAACATTCCATCTGCGGTATCAGCTACAGCATCTAAATGGAACCCCCCCGTTAAAATCCCATCAAAAATGAGAATCAAAATCCATGCGAACCAGACTGGAAATAAAAACGTTACTAAATAAAAAATTGCCGCTTCGATAACTCCGAGTACCAGTCCAAATATTGTTAGATACTGCATACCACGATTAAATTCTCTTTGTGGGTCTTTAAACATTTTATTAATTGGAATTCGGGTAAAAAATTGAAAGTAAATAATTAATGCATTTAAGATTCCGATTTTCCTCAACCTATCCTTCCTTTATTTTTAGGGGTAGTCCACTCACAACAATCCAAACCGTTTCAGACTTTTGTGCAATTAATTGGTTGACCGATCCATAAATATCTCGCAGGATTCTAGTTAATTTGGTGGCGGGAACAATACCTAGCCCCACTTCATTAGTAACAATGACAACTTTCTTATCAATATTTTGAGTAAGTTCAAAAATTCGATTCCACTCAATCATAATTTTCTTTGTTATCTGTTCAACTTCGGTATGTGACAGGCTTTCTGCAAACACATCATCTAAATCATTTGATTTATTGATGCGCGCCAAAATATCAAAAAAAAGATTAGTTGTTAGGTTTGTCGCATCATCAATTAAGAAATAAGAACAAGGTGTATCGACGATTA is a window of Pediococcus claussenii ATCC BAA-344 DNA encoding:
- the cbiB gene encoding adenosylcobinamide-phosphate synthase CbiB, with product MSVISMTVCGFLLDLLIGDPYSWPHPVKVIGNYIQTILNWVFKLKLTNLQKNWMGIAMWISVVVPTGLVIWGIMRLANFNEYIYLIVGTYFAYTAISVKGLAVEAHKIMKSVRSDNLRQARNQLGMIVGRETSQLTEEEVLKATIETVAENTCDGVIAPLCYLLIGGPTLGWIYKAVNTLDSMVGYKNEKFQYIGKASAIIDDYFNYIPARLTWLLMVMTISIMRLNTKEAITVSLRDRRKHNSPNSAFSESVVAGSLELQLGGPHIYFGTIVSKPFIGNPQKKTTTIDDVQKTIQILYGTALIALIIFGTIRFLISLKETDMKDYIKISKSDYR
- a CDS encoding cobyrinate a,c-diamide synthase, with translation MKKVLIAGVSSGSGKTSVTLALMKALTKKGYNVQPYKIGPDFVDTKFHTRVTGNDSRNIDDFLVPDDDTLAYLFDRDTSDKDIGIIEGVMGLYDGLGTDKDAHSTAGMAKKLGLPVILVLNGRSMSTSAAAIIKGFINFDSAVDVEAVIINGVMSDNHFTLIKKAINRYCPGIRVLGYLPFQKEYSLPSRQLGLVPDQEIEGVDQKIAGLANILEKHVDINDLLKVAVEHQASDTNQFWKMIQKENIIPIKLGIALDDAFNFYYSDNLKLLSDVGIRIIPFSPIKDQRLPQVDAIWIGGGYPEEFAVELASNQAIQHQIKQYVLNGKPLFAECGGLMYMGDKLIDKKQNEFKMTGILPGVSTMTERLKQFGYCKAIPQSDCLIGKTGVTVVGHEFHHSVFEPESGKLNPILSISKQRDGEIVKSWTGGYQYQKMFASYLHVHFYQSPEFFVNFLKELGAITK
- a CDS encoding pyridoxal phosphate-dependent aminotransferase, whose protein sequence is MSVINHGGRGQQIDPDLLDFSANINPIGVPLELKRKISANLNQLIYYPDPDYCGLRKQIAAAYKLDFKNIWVGNGSVSLIYEAVRVLNVRTALVFAPTFGEYEAAMRKMEIDIRTFQLNKQQSFQYNADEIISYLKQNSDIDFVCLCNPNNPTGSMINTNAIRMIVNYCNANHIWLMLDEAFNDFLLEDRQTFSFEQDIRPQDKVIIIKSLTKFYAIPGIRLGIAVCPSADLVTRLKERMEPWSVNTFAALIDENIINDSDYKQATAEWLKTEKGYLERELSKIRDINFYSSQVNFYLLKSPRMDLAKKLMRRKVLVRDCSNFRMLDSSYIRIAVRSHRENEVLIKSLKQILESSL
- a CDS encoding ECF transporter S component, producing MNTKRLTLLALLIALCVVGANIKVMGSVAFDSMPAFFGTLVLGPVLGGVLGLLGHLVSAGLSGFPLTLPVHLVIAGIMFLTMLAYGYLRKGVKGNTFIRVLISDVVAYAINVPLSLVFLYPILKQAVFAYFFPLTIASIANIVVAEIVFAVIRQARPKMIANFQK
- a CDS encoding cob(I)yrinic acid a,c-diamide adenosyltransferase; protein product: MKIYTRAGDKGKTQVIGHEVMYKSNKRVVSYGTIDELNSLVGQTRANLSKANKGLDEELEEIQQILFDCGHDLAISSKKEGIPFMITKELGYVAKLEDLIDKYTEPLPKIKKFILPAGSPTAAALQVDRTVTRRAERTIVDLMQGEPVNDEVLRFINRLSDYFFTVARYANLNDNGTETLYRNSKNIFR
- a CDS encoding flavodoxin encodes the protein MKAMIVYATITGNNQTVADILNDQLTSRGVDVDEIEISQADPTDYRNYDLCLMCVYTYDEGALPEEGLDFYEDLAGVNLSGKLFCVMGSGDTFYEEFYNVAVDKFTKVFEQTGAKQGAQNLKIELEPDEQDVMKIDQIADELVKAIKAKE
- a CDS encoding uroporphyrinogen-III synthase produces the protein MAILITRNISEVNEELRSELKDIPVTYLSLKRIEPITLKVATEKLIRSTDYLVLTSLEAAKIMINEDLIEDFNKELFVLSNHIARLCEANGFKNIIVAQSENRKSVLESVKIINQQSVHGVFLKGNLAPMIEQEGLMNIDIYRNTWSKKDQDRANESLKYPGYTQVLITSSSAVKRFAQLEKRNVSKFVGADFFSLGDATYRQIKQFGFNAIPPVKCVPVLKETLKQMNNLRKERD
- a CDS encoding histidine phosphatase family protein, with the protein product MDIILIRHGQTDYNLQKKFYGSADVPLNQNGIEDAQKLKDIFQKNAIQFDRVYFSPLKRAVETMETCVNKSAVRIKMSNLVEKSFGHWEGLDANQIESKYPVEWQKWINDPFKVTPRGAEKFDSFVKRVQQSTDYLINDAQVHQAKTILIVTHLGVLRVIDQYWNDPQDVFWNIQYKSGKYTIYQMTNRIPKLMIRNIG
- the cobS gene encoding adenosylcobinamide-GDP ribazoletransferase, with translation MRKIGILNALIIYFQFFTRIPINKMFKDPQREFNRGMQYLTIFGLVLGVIEAAIFYLVTFLFPVWFAWILILIFDGILTGGFHLDAVADTADGMFSSRSADKIHAIMKDSRLGTMGALALIFYYISMIGCAVIISQHFGVLTNVLLVAITIMNTKTGISLVFFNIKNADAENGLLKSWGHISKGKMLFDIGVFLIVTGAALGLKGLIAAILSFLFVPVYKNWIYKRIGGFTGDTVGAFADIYQVIFLLSFLVVIRLWILF
- the cobU gene encoding bifunctional adenosylcobinamide kinase/adenosylcobinamide-phosphate guanylyltransferase, whose translation is MNLTMVTGGSRSGKSEFAENMFNTEQPVCYVATSRTDFFDQEMEQRIKIHQKRRPDTWETKEEYKNLGQLIVDTPCSYFLIDDATNLTTNLFFDILARINKSNDLDDVFAESLSHTEVEQITKKIMIEWNRIFELTQNIDKKVVIVTNEVGLGIVPATKLTRILRDIYGSVNQLIAQKSETVWIVVSGLPLKIKEG